In one window of Bizionia sp. M204 DNA:
- a CDS encoding UDP-3-O-(3-hydroxymyristoyl)glucosamine N-acyltransferase: MKFPKPHTLEEIASLIDVNYIGDPSFPVLGMNEIHVVEPGDIVFVDHPKYYNKALDSAATIVLINKEVTCPEGKALLISDDPFRDFNKLTKHFKPFQPATSAITDSAKIGKNTIIQPNCFIGNNVIIGDNCVIHSNVTIYDDTIIGNNVTIHAGTILGASAFYYKKRPEGFDPLISGGRVVIKDYVDIGALCTIDKGVTGDTTIGEGSKLDNQIQIGHDTMVGKKCLIASQTGIAGCVIIEDEVTIWGQVGCASGITIGEKAVIHAQSGISKSLPGHKTYWGTPAQEARAVMKEMANIKQLPKIIEQLKHK; the protein is encoded by the coding sequence ATGAAGTTTCCAAAACCACATACTTTAGAAGAAATTGCCTCGTTAATTGATGTTAACTATATTGGTGACCCTAGTTTTCCTGTGCTTGGTATGAATGAAATTCATGTCGTAGAACCTGGAGATATTGTTTTTGTAGATCATCCAAAGTACTACAATAAAGCACTAGATTCTGCTGCTACCATTGTTCTAATTAATAAAGAGGTTACTTGTCCAGAAGGGAAAGCCCTTTTAATTAGTGATGATCCGTTTCGCGATTTCAACAAGCTCACCAAACATTTTAAACCGTTTCAACCGGCAACATCTGCTATAACAGATTCGGCTAAAATTGGAAAAAATACTATCATTCAACCTAACTGCTTTATTGGTAATAATGTTATTATAGGCGACAATTGTGTTATACATTCCAACGTTACTATTTATGATGATACCATTATTGGAAATAATGTAACTATTCATGCAGGAACTATATTAGGAGCTAGTGCGTTTTATTATAAAAAGCGTCCAGAAGGATTTGATCCTTTAATCTCTGGCGGCCGTGTGGTTATAAAGGATTATGTAGACATAGGTGCACTTTGTACGATTGATAAAGGGGTAACGGGTGATACCACGATTGGAGAAGGTTCTAAATTGGATAATCAAATTCAAATAGGTCATGATACCATGGTTGGAAAGAAATGCTTAATTGCGTCACAAACGGGAATTGCAGGATGTGTAATAATTGAAGATGAAGTAACTATTTGGGGACAAGTAGGCTGTGCAAGTGGTATTACTATTGGAGAAAAAGCAGTTATTCATGCTCAATCAGGAATTAGTAAATCCTTGCCAGGACATAAAACGTATTGGGGAACACCAGCTCAAGAAGCACGAGCAGTCATGAAGGAAATGGCTAATATTAAGCAATTACCCAAAATAATTGAGCAATTAAAACATAAATAA
- a CDS encoding nuclear transport factor 2 family protein has product MTSKALIKSYYESDLANDETLIDKFYHKDCVIHWNSSRGYTKMNFSGITAFFKSVRESYNNLRFEITHLLEEDDVVTSRHTLYANTIESQGEEMPIAHYICIHHIIDNQIHRTFEISQPADTDSLDSGAYSKINL; this is encoded by the coding sequence ATGACTTCAAAAGCGCTTATTAAATCGTACTACGAATCAGATTTAGCAAATGATGAAACGTTAATAGATAAATTTTATCATAAAGATTGCGTCATTCACTGGAATAGTAGCAGAGGCTATACTAAAATGAATTTTAGCGGGATAACTGCTTTTTTTAAAAGTGTCAGGGAATCATATAATAATTTAAGATTTGAAATAACCCACTTATTGGAAGAAGATGATGTAGTAACCTCTAGACATACCTTATATGCAAACACAATTGAGTCCCAAGGCGAAGAAATGCCAATTGCACATTACATCTGTATTCATCACATAATAGACAATCAAATTCATCGTACTTTTGAGATTAGTCAACCTGCGGATACCGATAGTTTAGATTCAGGCGCATATTCTAAAATAAATTTATAA
- the sucD gene encoding succinate--CoA ligase subunit alpha — translation MSVLVNKDSKIIVQGFTGSEGTFHAGQMIEYGTNVVGGVTPGKGGQSHLDRPVFNTVQEAVEKVGADTSIIFVPPAFAADAIMEAANAGIKVIITITEGIPVADMIKAAHYIKDKDCRLIGPNCPGVITPGEAKVGIMPGFVFKKGTIGIVSKSGTLTYEAADQVVKQGLGITTAIGIGGDPIIGTTTKEAIELLINDPETEAVVMIGEIGGQLEADAAHWYKASGSKKPVIGFIAGETAPAGRTMGHAGAIVGGSDDTAQAKKKIMRECGIHVVDSPAEIGKKVKEVMG, via the coding sequence ATGAGCGTTTTAGTTAATAAAGATTCAAAGATAATAGTTCAAGGATTTACAGGTAGTGAAGGAACATTTCACGCTGGCCAAATGATTGAGTACGGAACCAATGTTGTTGGTGGTGTTACACCAGGAAAAGGTGGGCAATCCCATTTAGACAGACCTGTTTTTAACACAGTTCAGGAAGCTGTAGAAAAAGTTGGAGCTGATACTTCTATAATTTTTGTGCCACCAGCTTTTGCTGCTGATGCCATTATGGAAGCTGCTAATGCTGGAATAAAAGTGATTATTACTATTACCGAAGGAATTCCTGTAGCCGATATGATTAAAGCGGCTCATTACATAAAAGATAAAGATTGCCGATTAATTGGTCCTAACTGTCCAGGCGTTATTACGCCAGGCGAAGCAAAAGTAGGTATTATGCCAGGTTTTGTTTTCAAAAAAGGAACGATTGGTATTGTGTCTAAATCAGGAACGTTAACCTATGAAGCTGCTGATCAAGTGGTAAAACAAGGTCTAGGTATTACAACAGCTATTGGTATTGGTGGTGATCCAATTATTGGAACAACAACTAAAGAAGCTATTGAATTATTAATTAACGATCCAGAAACAGAAGCCGTTGTAATGATTGGTGAAATTGGAGGTCAATTAGAAGCAGATGCTGCACATTGGTATAAAGCAAGTGGCAGTAAAAAACCAGTTATCGGTTTTATTGCTGGTGAAACTGCACCTGCAGGACGTACTATGGGTCATGCTGGAGCCATTGTTGGTGGTAGTGATGATACGGCGCAAGCTAAAAAGAAAATTATGAGAGAATGTGGTATTCACGTAGTAGATTCTCCAGCTGAAATAGGCAAAAAAGTAAAAGAAGTTATGGGTTAA
- the fabG gene encoding 3-oxoacyl-[acyl-carrier-protein] reductase, translating into MKLLEGKTAIITGASRGIGRGIAEVFAKHGANVAFTYSSSVEAANELENELNALGIKAKGYKSNAASFDEAQQLAEDVAKEFGSIDILVNNAGITKDNLLMRLSEDDFDKVIEVNLKSVFNMTKAVQRTMLKQRKGSIINMSSVVGVKGNAGQTNYAASKAGMIGFSKSVALELGSRNIRSNVIAPGFIETEMTAKLDEETVKGWRSTIPLKRGGTPEDIANACVFLASDMSAYITGQTLNVDGGMLT; encoded by the coding sequence ATGAAATTATTAGAAGGAAAAACAGCCATAATTACAGGAGCAAGTAGAGGAATTGGTCGTGGTATCGCCGAAGTTTTTGCAAAACATGGTGCAAATGTTGCATTTACTTATAGTTCTTCTGTTGAAGCCGCAAACGAACTTGAAAATGAACTGAATGCGCTTGGAATAAAAGCCAAAGGCTATAAAAGTAATGCTGCTAGTTTTGATGAAGCGCAACAATTAGCCGAAGATGTTGCCAAGGAATTTGGTAGTATTGATATTTTAGTCAACAATGCGGGAATAACCAAGGATAACCTGCTCATGCGTTTAAGTGAAGATGATTTTGATAAAGTTATTGAAGTCAATTTAAAATCCGTTTTTAATATGACCAAAGCAGTTCAGCGCACCATGTTGAAACAACGTAAAGGTTCCATCATTAATATGAGTTCTGTGGTTGGTGTTAAAGGAAATGCCGGTCAAACTAACTACGCAGCTTCTAAAGCCGGAATGATTGGTTTTTCAAAATCTGTAGCTTTGGAACTTGGTTCTAGAAATATTAGAAGCAACGTAATTGCACCTGGATTTATTGAAACGGAAATGACCGCAAAATTAGATGAAGAAACGGTAAAAGGATGGCGTAGTACTATTCCTTTAAAACGTGGCGGAACACCTGAAGATATTGCCAATGCATGCGTATTTTTGGCTAGTGATATGTCTGCCTACATTACAGGACAAACACTAAATGTGGATGGTGGTATGCTAACATAA
- a CDS encoding VWA domain-containing protein — translation MTNLTIIYIILSGIIALLLALFQYVYKSKRTRTNSILAGLRFVTIFSILLLLVNPKLDSETFYNEKPNLVVAIDNSNSIAFLNQSDSVQQIIGAIKNNTGLNEKFNIDFYAFSDDISRNDSLEFNTKQTNISKAIKGLETIYKNTVSPTILITDGNQTFGADYEYTAKSYKQPIYPIIVGDTTSHVDLKITQLNVNKYAFYKNKFPIEVILVYNGDEPITSEFKITTGSTTLYSENISFSKTNNSKIIQTTLTANQIGVFAYQASIQAILNEKNTVNNSKNFAIEVIDEQTNIAIVSDILHPDLGALKKSIESNEQRTVSILKPTAYLTKMDEFQLAILYQPNVRFQAVFNKLNSDNRNRFVISGSQTNWQFLNSVSADYQHDLVSQSENYLAVINPNYSEFIIPDVAFETFPPLKGAFGNLNMKVPFQTLLYKQIGRVSTDKPLLVSFENQNRREAILLGENIWKWRAQNYLNNTDFKSFDDFTGKMVQYLASKKRRERLSLAYQSFYDGNTNVVFQAQYFNKNYEFDNRETLSIKVTDETSNKSKTIPLVLKNNNYEADLSSLPAANYKFTVTANTSNISKSGSFKILDYNIEQQFTNANVAKLMQVANAKDATVYFKDQLADLSANLLADKRYATIEKSTKKTVSLIDWKYLLGLVILALSAEWFYRKYKGLI, via the coding sequence ATGACAAACTTAACCATAATATACATTATCCTATCTGGAATTATAGCGCTATTATTAGCGCTTTTTCAGTATGTGTATAAGTCAAAACGGACGCGGACTAATAGTATTTTGGCGGGTTTGCGGTTTGTTACTATTTTTTCAATACTACTGCTATTGGTTAATCCGAAGTTAGATTCGGAAACCTTTTATAATGAAAAGCCAAATTTGGTTGTTGCTATCGATAATTCTAATTCTATAGCGTTTTTGAATCAATCGGATAGTGTGCAACAAATTATCGGCGCTATAAAAAATAATACAGGTTTAAACGAAAAATTCAATATCGATTTCTATGCATTTAGTGATGATATTTCACGTAATGATTCATTAGAATTTAACACCAAACAGACTAATATTTCAAAAGCCATTAAAGGACTTGAAACTATTTATAAAAACACGGTTTCGCCAACCATTTTAATAACAGATGGAAACCAAACTTTTGGTGCAGATTACGAATACACGGCTAAAAGCTACAAGCAGCCTATTTATCCAATTATTGTAGGTGATACAACTTCCCACGTGGATTTAAAAATTACACAACTGAATGTAAATAAATACGCATTTTATAAAAATAAATTTCCCATAGAAGTTATCCTGGTTTATAATGGTGATGAACCAATAACATCCGAATTTAAAATTACCACGGGATCTACAACTCTTTATTCAGAAAACATTTCCTTTAGTAAAACCAATAACTCTAAAATTATCCAAACCACGTTAACAGCTAATCAGATTGGTGTTTTTGCATATCAAGCATCTATTCAAGCTATTTTAAACGAAAAAAATACGGTTAACAATAGTAAGAATTTTGCAATTGAAGTTATTGATGAACAAACCAATATTGCCATTGTAAGCGATATTTTGCATCCAGATTTAGGTGCGCTTAAAAAAAGTATTGAAAGCAACGAACAACGAACGGTAAGTATTCTAAAACCCACCGCTTACTTAACAAAAATGGATGAATTTCAATTAGCCATTCTATATCAACCAAATGTGCGATTCCAAGCCGTTTTCAATAAGTTGAATTCTGATAATCGGAATCGGTTTGTTATTTCAGGATCCCAAACCAATTGGCAATTTTTAAATAGTGTTAGCGCTGATTATCAACATGATCTGGTCTCACAATCGGAAAATTATCTGGCTGTAATTAACCCGAATTATTCGGAGTTTATAATACCAGATGTTGCTTTTGAAACCTTTCCACCTTTAAAAGGTGCTTTTGGAAACCTCAATATGAAAGTGCCTTTTCAAACATTGTTATATAAACAGATAGGAAGAGTTTCTACAGACAAACCTTTATTAGTTAGTTTTGAAAACCAAAATAGGCGAGAAGCTATTCTTTTAGGTGAGAATATTTGGAAATGGCGTGCGCAAAATTATTTAAACAATACGGATTTCAAGAGTTTTGATGATTTTACAGGCAAAATGGTACAATATCTAGCATCTAAAAAACGCAGAGAGCGCTTGAGTCTGGCTTATCAATCGTTTTATGATGGTAATACCAACGTCGTTTTTCAAGCACAATATTTTAATAAAAATTATGAATTTGATAATCGCGAAACACTTTCAATAAAAGTAACTGATGAAACATCAAATAAAAGTAAAACCATTCCTTTGGTACTCAAAAACAATAATTATGAGGCCGATTTAAGTAGTCTGCCAGCAGCAAATTATAAGTTTACGGTTACGGCAAATACGAGTAATATATCTAAATCCGGATCATTTAAGATATTAGATTATAACATTGAGCAACAATTTACAAATGCCAATGTAGCAAAATTAATGCAAGTTGCTAATGCTAAAGACGCTACAGTATATTTTAAAGATCAGTTAGCAGATTTGAGCGCGAATTTATTGGCAGATAAACGCTATGCAACAATTGAAAAAAGTACTAAAAAAACCGTATCTTTGATTGACTGGAAATACCTTTTAGGACTAGTAATTTTAGCCCTTTCGGCTGAATGGTTTTATCGGAAGTATAAAGGTTTAATTTAA
- a CDS encoding prohibitin family protein: MEKLPKIGLPIIVVLVILIVLVAKSAVTIGSGEAGVLYKTFDDGVVTDEPPLGEGFHIVAPWNKVFVYEVRQQELVERMNVLSSNGLDIKLEASIWFQPAYESLGKLHQEKSEMYKERVLLPAIRSAARSVVGRYTPEQLYSSKRDAIQQEIFEETQKIVKDQYIQLNEILVRDVTLPATIKDAIERKLKQEQESLEYEFRLVTAAKEAEKRIIDAQGKADANRILSASLNEKILQDKGIEATVKLSESPNSKVIVIGSGDSGLPIILGNQ; the protein is encoded by the coding sequence ATGGAAAAATTACCAAAAATTGGATTACCTATTATTGTAGTACTTGTTATTTTAATCGTTTTAGTTGCCAAATCGGCTGTCACTATTGGTTCTGGTGAAGCGGGTGTGCTTTATAAAACTTTTGATGATGGTGTGGTTACTGATGAACCACCTTTAGGTGAAGGGTTTCATATTGTAGCGCCTTGGAATAAGGTTTTTGTATATGAAGTACGTCAACAAGAACTTGTGGAGCGTATGAATGTACTATCGTCAAACGGTTTAGATATTAAATTAGAAGCTTCTATCTGGTTTCAACCAGCTTATGAAAGTTTAGGTAAATTGCACCAAGAAAAAAGTGAAATGTATAAGGAGCGTGTGCTTTTACCAGCCATTCGTTCTGCAGCAAGATCGGTTGTAGGTCGTTACACACCAGAGCAATTATATTCTAGCAAACGTGACGCTATTCAACAAGAAATTTTTGAAGAAACTCAAAAAATTGTTAAGGATCAATACATCCAATTAAATGAAATTTTAGTGCGTGACGTAACCTTACCCGCTACAATTAAAGATGCTATTGAACGTAAATTAAAACAAGAACAAGAGTCTTTAGAATACGAATTTAGATTGGTTACTGCTGCAAAAGAAGCTGAAAAGCGTATTATTGATGCCCAAGGTAAAGCGGATGCCAACAGAATTTTAAGTGCTTCACTTAATGAGAAAATTTTACAAGATAAAGGTATTGAGGCAACTGTTAAGCTATCAGAATCACCTAATAGTAAGGTTATTGTAATAGGTTCAGGAGATTCGGGATTACCAATTATTTTAGGAAATCAATAA
- the hisG gene encoding ATP phosphoribosyltransferase — MRKLKIAVQKSGRLHDDSMKILKEVGISIDNGRDQLKASAKNFPLEVFYLRNGDIPQYLVDGVVDAAIIGENILIENGNNISIVEKLGFSSCRVSVAIPKSETYSGIQDLNGKRIATSYPNTVTTFLKNNNLEAQLHIINGSVEIAPNIGLADAIVDIVSSGSTLFKNNLQEVEVLLQSEAVLAVSPKIYQEELDVLNKLQFRLQSVLKARKSRYVLLNAPNEKLEKIIQILPGVKSPTVLPLAESGWSSLHSVIDKNDFWEIIDELKIAGAEGILVCPIENMVL, encoded by the coding sequence ATGAGAAAATTAAAAATTGCTGTTCAAAAATCGGGTCGCTTACATGACGATTCCATGAAAATCCTGAAAGAAGTCGGTATTTCAATTGATAATGGTCGGGATCAATTAAAGGCATCTGCCAAAAATTTCCCTTTGGAAGTCTTCTACCTCCGAAATGGTGATATTCCACAATACCTTGTTGATGGTGTTGTTGATGCCGCTATTATTGGCGAAAACATACTAATTGAAAATGGAAATAATATTTCTATAGTTGAAAAATTAGGATTTTCATCCTGTCGTGTATCAGTAGCCATCCCAAAATCAGAAACCTATTCTGGAATTCAGGATTTAAACGGTAAACGTATTGCCACATCCTACCCAAATACGGTGACTACTTTCCTAAAAAACAACAATTTGGAAGCTCAACTTCACATCATTAATGGTTCTGTTGAAATTGCGCCTAATATTGGATTAGCAGACGCTATTGTGGATATTGTTTCTAGCGGTAGTACCTTATTTAAAAACAATTTGCAAGAGGTTGAAGTGTTACTTCAGTCCGAAGCCGTTTTGGCCGTTTCTCCAAAAATATATCAAGAGGAACTAGATGTTTTGAATAAACTACAATTCCGATTGCAATCAGTTCTAAAGGCTAGAAAATCGCGTTATGTCTTGCTTAATGCCCCGAATGAAAAGCTAGAAAAAATTATTCAAATTTTACCGGGTGTAAAAAGTCCAACGGTGTTGCCATTGGCAGAATCAGGATGGAGCTCCCTACATTCCGTGATTGATAAAAATGATTTTTGGGAAATAATAGACGAATTAAAAATAGCTGGAGCCGAAGGAATTTTGGTATGTCCAATTGAAAATATGGTATTATGA
- the hisD gene encoding histidinol dehydrogenase, which yields MIVVENPQNKVWMDLLKRPTASVADIETTVTEIFKDIQQQGDAAVLKYTDIFDGVKLSKLLVSPEEIQNAKMKVGTELKEAILLAKRNITRFHQAQQTEKIEIETETGVLCWQEKRAIQKIGLYIPGGTAPLFSTVLMLAVPAKIAGCEEIVLCSPPNKSGQIADEILFAADLCGVTKIYKVGGIQAIAAMTFGTETIQPVYKIFGPGNQFVTVAKQLATKFGVAIDMPAGPSELLVVADDSAVPKYVAADLLSQAEHGSDSQVVLVSTSTTLINDVMKEISIQMAQLPRKSITEKAMTNSKAIIFSSNQDALSFINAYAPEHFIICTENDAFFVDGIQNAGSVFIGNYTPESAGDYASGTNHTLPTNGFSKSYSGVNLDSFTKAITFQKITKTGIKNIGNAIEIMAEAEGLQAHKNAVSIRLKDLQS from the coding sequence ATGATAGTAGTAGAAAACCCACAAAATAAGGTTTGGATGGACTTATTAAAACGTCCAACAGCTTCAGTAGCTGATATTGAAACAACCGTAACTGAAATATTTAAAGATATCCAACAACAAGGTGATGCCGCTGTTTTAAAGTACACCGATATTTTTGATGGTGTAAAACTTTCAAAGCTGTTGGTTTCACCTGAAGAAATTCAGAACGCCAAAATGAAAGTTGGTACCGAATTAAAGGAAGCCATTTTATTAGCTAAACGAAATATTACACGTTTTCACCAGGCACAACAAACAGAAAAAATTGAAATTGAAACCGAAACGGGTGTTTTGTGTTGGCAGGAAAAACGAGCTATTCAAAAAATAGGATTATATATTCCAGGCGGTACAGCACCTTTATTTTCAACAGTCTTAATGTTAGCTGTTCCTGCAAAAATAGCTGGTTGTGAAGAAATAGTTTTGTGTTCGCCTCCCAATAAATCGGGACAAATTGCTGATGAAATTCTCTTTGCAGCCGATTTATGTGGTGTAACTAAAATCTACAAAGTTGGTGGTATTCAGGCTATTGCAGCTATGACCTTTGGTACGGAAACGATACAACCTGTTTATAAAATTTTTGGCCCAGGGAATCAGTTCGTAACCGTAGCTAAACAATTAGCAACTAAATTTGGTGTGGCCATAGATATGCCGGCTGGACCCAGTGAATTACTGGTTGTTGCGGATGATTCAGCTGTTCCTAAATATGTGGCTGCTGATTTGTTAAGTCAAGCTGAACATGGTTCGGACAGTCAAGTGGTTTTAGTCTCAACATCTACAACGCTAATTAATGACGTCATGAAGGAAATTTCGATACAAATGGCACAATTACCGCGAAAGTCTATAACGGAAAAAGCAATGACAAACTCTAAAGCCATAATATTTTCTAGTAATCAGGACGCCCTGAGTTTTATTAATGCCTATGCGCCAGAACACTTTATTATTTGTACCGAAAACGATGCGTTTTTTGTGGATGGCATTCAAAATGCTGGTTCTGTTTTTATTGGGAATTATACTCCAGAGAGTGCTGGCGATTATGCATCTGGAACCAACCACACCTTACCAACAAATGGTTTTAGTAAATCCTATTCTGGTGTAAATTTAGACAGTTTCACTAAAGCAATTACCTTTCAAAAAATTACAAAAACAGGAATCAAAAACATAGGAAATGCTATTGAGATTATGGCAGAAGCCGAAGGTTTACAAGCGCACAAAAATGCCGTATCCATCCGTTTAAAAGACTTGCAATCATGA
- the hisC gene encoding histidinol-phosphate transaminase has product MNIQNLIRPSILKLKPYASARDEFKDFEKSMTFLDANENPFETGLNRYPDPQQSALKWRLSTIKKCNPNQLLLGNGSDEVLDLIFRTFCEPGKDNVILLPPTYGMYEVLANLNNIETIKIPLQTDFQPNVSDILKTSNSNSKILFLCSPNNPTANSFKAESMEILLQKFKGIVVIDEAYIDFSEQESWSSRLAEFPNLIVIQTLSKAYGLAGIRLGMGMASPEIINVLNRIKPPYNINQLTQNTALNKLENLELVTNQIKLIKDERIRVLSAIQNINFVKKRYPSDANFILVQVDDANKRYQQLIENELVVRNRTKEPLCENCLRFTIGTPNENTKLLTVLKSLI; this is encoded by the coding sequence ATGAACATTCAAAATTTAATAAGACCCAGTATCCTCAAGCTGAAACCCTATGCATCAGCTCGCGATGAATTTAAGGATTTTGAAAAAAGCATGACCTTTTTAGACGCAAATGAAAACCCCTTTGAAACAGGTTTAAACCGCTATCCAGATCCGCAACAGTCTGCTTTAAAATGGCGATTGTCAACTATTAAAAAGTGCAATCCCAATCAATTATTATTAGGAAATGGAAGTGATGAAGTTTTAGATTTAATTTTTAGAACCTTTTGCGAACCAGGAAAAGACAATGTAATCTTGTTGCCACCAACATACGGTATGTATGAAGTTTTGGCGAATTTAAATAATATAGAAACCATTAAAATTCCCTTACAAACGGATTTTCAACCGAACGTTTCTGATATTTTAAAGACATCGAATTCAAATAGTAAAATACTATTTCTTTGTTCGCCAAACAATCCAACAGCCAACAGTTTTAAAGCAGAATCTATGGAAATATTACTTCAAAAATTTAAAGGTATCGTTGTAATTGATGAAGCATATATAGATTTTTCTGAACAGGAAAGTTGGAGTAGTAGGTTAGCTGAATTTCCAAACCTCATTGTGATTCAAACACTTTCAAAGGCTTATGGTCTAGCAGGAATTCGTTTAGGTATGGGGATGGCTTCGCCTGAAATTATAAATGTTTTAAACCGCATTAAACCACCTTATAATATCAATCAGTTAACGCAAAACACGGCTTTAAATAAATTAGAAAATTTAGAACTAGTAACCAATCAAATTAAACTGATTAAGGATGAACGTATCCGTGTGCTTTCAGCAATACAAAACATTAATTTCGTTAAGAAAAGATATCCAAGTGATGCTAATTTTATTTTAGTTCAAGTAGATGATGCTAACAAACGTTACCAACAATTAATAGAAAATGAGCTGGTTGTTCGCAATAGAACGAAAGAGCCGCTATGTGAAAACTGCTTGCGTTTTACCATTGGAACACCTAATGAAAACACCAAATTATTAACCGTTTTAAAGTCACTAATATGA
- the hisB gene encoding bifunctional histidinol-phosphatase/imidazoleglycerol-phosphate dehydratase HisB — MKRVLFIDRDGTLIKEPQDEQIDGFDKLEFYPQVFQYLGRIAKELDFELVLITNQDGLGTNAFPENTFWPVHKLIMETFKNEGIIFKEEFIDRTFAKDNAPTRKPNTGLLTKYFSEDYDLANSYVIGDRLTDIELAKNLNAKGILINGQANLGANEISLKVDALQPFIALETDNWEAIYTLLKAKERAGSIERNTNETAIKIDLNIDGTGKSSIQTGIAFFDHMLEQIARHGQLDLSIQVEGDLEVDEHHTIEDTAIALGELFQTVLGSKLGIERYGFCIPMDDCLAQVAIDFGGRNWLVWEADFNREMIGKMPTEMFMHFFKSFTDGAKCNLNIKAEGTNEHHKIEAIFKAFAKAIKMAVKRDVTKMILPTTKGLL; from the coding sequence ATGAAGAGAGTTTTATTTATAGATCGCGATGGCACCTTAATAAAAGAGCCGCAAGATGAGCAAATTGATGGTTTTGACAAACTGGAATTTTATCCACAGGTGTTTCAATATTTAGGCAGAATTGCGAAAGAATTAGATTTTGAATTGGTTTTAATTACCAATCAAGATGGCCTTGGAACCAATGCATTTCCTGAAAACACATTTTGGCCAGTTCATAAATTAATAATGGAAACGTTTAAAAATGAAGGTATAATTTTCAAAGAAGAATTCATTGATAGAACCTTTGCCAAGGACAATGCGCCCACCCGGAAACCAAATACAGGCTTGCTTACCAAATATTTTTCAGAAGATTATGATTTGGCAAACTCTTATGTTATTGGCGACCGGTTAACGGATATAGAATTAGCTAAAAATTTAAACGCAAAAGGGATTTTAATTAATGGTCAAGCTAATTTAGGAGCAAATGAAATTTCACTGAAAGTGGATGCTTTACAGCCTTTTATCGCATTAGAAACGGATAATTGGGAAGCCATTTATACGTTATTGAAAGCAAAAGAACGAGCTGGTTCTATTGAAAGGAATACCAATGAAACGGCAATAAAAATTGATTTAAATATAGATGGTACAGGAAAAAGCTCCATTCAAACGGGAATTGCATTTTTCGATCACATGTTAGAGCAAATTGCCAGACATGGTCAATTGGATTTAAGTATTCAGGTTGAAGGCGATTTAGAAGTGGATGAACACCACACCATTGAAGATACGGCCATTGCCTTGGGTGAATTATTTCAAACGGTTTTAGGTAGTAAATTAGGAATAGAACGCTATGGTTTTTGTATTCCAATGGACGATTGTTTAGCACAAGTTGCTATTGATTTTGGTGGCCGAAATTGGCTCGTTTGGGAAGCGGATTTTAATCGTGAAATGATTGGTAAAATGCCAACCGAAATGTTCATGCATTTCTTTAAATCCTTTACAGATGGCGCAAAATGCAACTTAAATATAAAAGCTGAAGGCACCAATGAACACCATAAAATTGAGGCTATTTTTAAAGCGTTTGCAAAAGCCATAAAGATGGCTGTAAAACGAGATGTTACAAAAATGATTTTACCAACCACAAAAGGCCTTTTATAA